In one Mycobacterium sp. NBC_00419 genomic region, the following are encoded:
- a CDS encoding serine hydrolase domain-containing protein, with product MPFGGVCVAGFDAVREAFVANFNDRNEVGAAVAVWVDGDLVVNLWGGYADARRRRHWRENTLASVFSGTKGLTSTCVHLLADRGEIDLYAPVASYWPEFGRNGKQDITVASVLGHRSGVIGPRARLHWSDTADWDRVCDELADAAPWWTPDTAQGYHMVSFGFILGEVVRRVTGRTIGQYLRTEIAEPMGVDVHIGLPAVEHSRCAEMVNKPHIRDVLSRGQAPGDPSSLDEHPMAGLSVAMGFVPDDELGSNELSRWRAAEFPGTNGHVSALGLATFYNGLAQEKLLSREQMEVARVSQGGFDTDVVLGPRVADHGWGLGYMLNQRGVAGPNLRSFGHGGSGGSFGFVDLENRIGYAYVMNYFDATKCNADPRSTALSDEVYRTIGVL from the coding sequence GGTGGGCGCCGCCGTGGCCGTGTGGGTCGACGGGGACCTCGTGGTCAACCTGTGGGGCGGGTACGCCGACGCGCGCCGGCGCAGGCACTGGCGGGAGAACACCTTGGCCAGTGTGTTCTCCGGAACCAAAGGCCTGACGAGTACGTGTGTTCATCTGCTCGCCGACCGGGGCGAGATCGACCTGTATGCACCGGTGGCCTCCTACTGGCCGGAGTTCGGCCGCAACGGCAAGCAGGACATCACCGTCGCCTCAGTGCTGGGACACCGCTCGGGGGTGATCGGTCCGCGCGCCCGGCTGCATTGGAGCGACACCGCCGACTGGGATCGGGTGTGCGACGAACTCGCCGACGCCGCCCCGTGGTGGACGCCCGACACCGCGCAGGGCTATCACATGGTCAGCTTCGGCTTCATCCTCGGCGAGGTCGTCCGCCGGGTCACCGGCCGCACCATCGGGCAGTACCTGCGCACCGAGATCGCCGAGCCGATGGGTGTCGACGTGCACATCGGGCTGCCCGCCGTCGAGCACTCCCGCTGCGCGGAAATGGTGAACAAGCCACACATCCGTGACGTGCTGAGCCGCGGCCAGGCACCCGGAGACCCGTCATCGTTGGACGAACATCCGATGGCGGGGCTGTCCGTCGCGATGGGATTCGTCCCCGACGACGAACTCGGCTCCAACGAGCTGAGCCGTTGGCGCGCAGCCGAATTCCCCGGCACCAACGGCCATGTCTCGGCACTGGGGCTGGCCACCTTCTACAACGGCCTGGCCCAGGAGAAGCTGCTCAGCCGTGAGCAGATGGAGGTGGCCCGCGTGTCGCAGGGCGGGTTCGACACCGACGTGGTGCTCGGCCCGCGGGTCGCTGACCACGGTTGGGGGCTGGGCTACATGCTCAACCAGCGCGGGGTGGCCGGGCCGAATCTGCGCAGCTTCGGCCACGGCGGATCCGGTGGCTCGTTCGGTTTCGTCGACCTGGAGAACCGGATCGGCTACGCCTACGTGATGAACTATTTCGACGCCACCAAGTGCAACGCCGATCCGCGCAGCACCGCACTGTCCGACGAGGTCTACCGCACCATCGGCGTTCTCTGA
- a CDS encoding Fpg/Nei family DNA glycosylase, which translates to MPEGHTLHRLARLHHRRFAGAPVAVSSPQGRFSDAAVVNGRVFTRASVWGKHLFHHYDGGPIVHVHLGLYGTFTEAAVPMALPVGQVRMRIVGGEYGTDLRGPTACELLDEAQVSAIVARLGPDPLRRDADPDLAWARITKSRKPIGALLMDQSVMAGVGNVYRCELLFRQHIDPYRPGRDVTAEEFGGAWEDLVELMKVGVRRGTIVVVRPEHDHGAPSYRPNRPRTYVYRRAGEECRVCGTPVRTAALEARNLFWCPTCQV; encoded by the coding sequence GTGCCCGAGGGGCATACGCTGCACCGGCTGGCCCGGCTGCACCACCGCCGGTTCGCCGGCGCCCCGGTCGCGGTGTCCAGCCCGCAGGGCCGGTTCAGCGATGCAGCGGTGGTCAACGGCCGGGTGTTCACCCGCGCCTCGGTGTGGGGCAAGCATCTGTTCCACCACTACGACGGCGGGCCGATCGTGCATGTGCACCTAGGTCTGTATGGCACCTTCACCGAAGCCGCGGTGCCGATGGCGTTGCCGGTCGGGCAGGTGCGGATGCGCATCGTCGGCGGCGAGTACGGCACCGACCTGCGCGGCCCGACGGCCTGTGAACTCCTCGACGAGGCCCAGGTGTCGGCCATCGTGGCCCGGCTGGGCCCCGACCCGCTGCGCCGCGACGCCGATCCCGATCTGGCCTGGGCGCGAATCACCAAGTCGCGCAAGCCGATCGGTGCGCTTCTGATGGACCAGAGCGTGATGGCCGGGGTTGGCAACGTGTACCGCTGCGAGTTGCTGTTCCGCCAGCACATCGACCCGTACCGACCCGGCCGCGATGTCACCGCCGAGGAGTTCGGCGGCGCCTGGGAGGACCTGGTCGAGCTGATGAAGGTCGGGGTGCGGCGCGGCACGATCGTGGTGGTGCGTCCCGAACACGACCACGGCGCGCCGTCGTATCGGCCCAACCGTCCGCGCACCTACGTCTACCGCCGTGCGGGGGAGGAGTGCCGGGTCTGCGGCACGCCGGTCCGGACCGCCGCACTGGAGGCCCGCAACCTGTTCTGGTGTCCGACCTGCCAGGTGTGA
- a CDS encoding helix-turn-helix domain-containing protein has product MTVVLRMLICGLTTDCECSNRSIGYVVLARSSSIGHDETMGANAGQPEAAIQRRLGAQARTLILDAAAELFTVLGYAGTSTRAIADAVGIRQPSLYHHFKTKEEIACALLNQTVTPTLALIPHLLGTVPALSPAGHLHALAVFDGGRLLNRRWNLGTLYLQPELRSPGLEPFWQGHDRLRWHYLNLSQSVVAETGISRAAAELPFRMVESLVFLWHTESGPYRDDLPTQIADACLRALGVVESDIERISEASRGLLERYTASHAVGWES; this is encoded by the coding sequence ATGACCGTCGTGTTACGGATGCTGATCTGCGGATTAACGACTGATTGCGAATGTTCCAATCGCTCGATCGGATACGTCGTGCTAGCTCGCAGCTCCAGCATCGGGCACGATGAGACGATGGGGGCGAACGCCGGTCAGCCGGAGGCGGCCATTCAACGGCGATTGGGAGCGCAGGCACGCACCCTCATCCTCGATGCTGCCGCGGAGCTCTTCACCGTTCTGGGCTATGCGGGGACGTCAACCAGAGCGATCGCTGACGCGGTCGGGATCCGCCAACCGTCGCTGTATCACCACTTCAAGACAAAGGAGGAGATCGCCTGCGCGTTGTTGAACCAGACAGTCACACCGACCCTGGCTCTCATTCCCCATCTATTGGGGACTGTGCCGGCGTTGTCGCCAGCCGGTCATCTGCATGCGTTAGCCGTCTTCGACGGGGGTCGCCTACTCAACCGGCGATGGAACCTCGGAACTTTGTACCTCCAGCCGGAACTACGCAGTCCCGGTCTGGAGCCGTTCTGGCAGGGACACGACCGCCTTCGGTGGCACTACCTCAATCTGAGTCAGAGTGTCGTGGCTGAGACCGGCATCAGTAGGGCGGCGGCGGAATTGCCGTTTCGGATGGTGGAGTCGCTTGTCTTCCTATGGCATACCGAGTCGGGTCCGTACCGAGATGACTTGCCGACGCAAATCGCCGATGCGTGCCTGCGCGCCCTTGGCGTGGTGGAGTCCGATATAGAACGGATAAGCGAGGCGAGCCGGGGGCTGCTCGAGCGTTACACCGCCTCGCACGCAGTTGGCTGGGAGAGTTAG
- a CDS encoding cation:proton antiporter, which produces MELILVVVGAIVVTAIAHQRGLEPALIIVIVGIAASFLPGFEAPELDSHILLTVVLPPLLYSAALDFSFPTFVRNIKPILGLGVGLVLVTAFTVAAVSAWLVVVPLTFATALVLGAIVAPPDAVTAVAVGRKLGLPKRVMAILTGESLINDAAALALFLVAVAQVAGTHTFIENPLLLFGYSALVGPVVGAALGYVTLWIRKRLNNPGLETIQGLVVPFAAFIAAEELHASGVLAVVVAGFVVGSGTLGAGYQTRLQERYVWHALDVLLEAFVFAYIGLHLRFVLEDLREQRESLAEVAVASAIVLFIVLAIRPLSVFLMFGRGVLLRHVDRTLSVPVPAGGGRGALGTKKRGRPQGKWRSMVDNRSLSWRESVVVSWTGMRGVVTLAAAAGIPLTMANGEPFPERATIQAIAFVVAVGTLLLQGATLPPLIRWLELSGQQDDQNYERDETLKAERAVHDAADEVLADFRANPPKGLDPRVLVEIRNTIARHSQDADEMPDPEAHTLRAEVFSGLYRDVLAAQRAALISERDAGNIDDEAVRAMLERLDLQEAGVTSRLESRL; this is translated from the coding sequence ATGGAACTGATTCTCGTGGTCGTTGGTGCGATCGTGGTCACTGCGATTGCCCATCAACGGGGTCTTGAACCCGCGCTGATCATCGTCATCGTCGGAATCGCGGCGTCATTCCTGCCCGGATTCGAAGCGCCCGAACTCGATTCGCACATCCTGCTGACCGTGGTGCTGCCGCCGTTGCTCTACTCCGCGGCGCTGGACTTCTCGTTCCCGACCTTCGTCCGCAACATCAAACCCATCCTCGGTCTGGGGGTGGGTCTGGTGCTCGTGACGGCCTTCACCGTCGCGGCGGTCTCGGCCTGGCTGGTGGTGGTGCCGTTGACCTTCGCCACCGCGTTGGTGCTGGGCGCCATCGTGGCGCCTCCCGACGCGGTCACCGCCGTGGCGGTGGGCCGCAAACTGGGCCTGCCCAAACGGGTGATGGCCATCCTGACCGGTGAAAGCCTGATCAACGATGCCGCCGCCCTGGCGCTGTTCTTGGTCGCCGTCGCCCAGGTGGCAGGTACGCACACGTTCATCGAGAATCCGCTGCTGCTGTTCGGCTACAGCGCGCTGGTCGGGCCCGTCGTCGGCGCGGCACTGGGCTACGTGACGTTGTGGATCCGCAAGCGGCTGAACAATCCCGGTCTGGAAACCATCCAGGGCCTCGTGGTGCCCTTCGCCGCGTTCATCGCCGCCGAGGAACTGCACGCCTCGGGGGTGCTGGCCGTGGTGGTCGCGGGGTTCGTGGTCGGCAGCGGAACGCTGGGCGCCGGCTACCAGACCCGCCTGCAGGAACGCTACGTGTGGCATGCGCTCGATGTTCTGCTGGAAGCGTTCGTGTTCGCCTACATCGGGCTGCATCTGCGCTTCGTCCTCGAGGATCTGCGGGAACAGCGCGAATCGCTCGCCGAGGTGGCGGTCGCGTCGGCGATCGTGCTGTTCATCGTCCTGGCGATCCGGCCGCTGTCGGTGTTCTTGATGTTCGGCCGCGGCGTACTGCTGCGCCACGTTGATCGCACCCTGTCGGTGCCGGTCCCGGCCGGCGGCGGCCGCGGTGCCCTGGGCACGAAGAAGCGGGGCAGGCCGCAAGGCAAATGGCGCTCGATGGTCGACAACCGGTCACTGAGCTGGCGCGAGAGCGTCGTGGTGTCCTGGACGGGTATGCGTGGGGTGGTGACGCTGGCCGCCGCGGCCGGCATTCCGCTGACCATGGCTAACGGCGAACCGTTCCCCGAGCGGGCCACGATCCAGGCGATCGCGTTCGTCGTCGCGGTCGGAACGCTGCTCTTGCAGGGCGCGACGCTGCCGCCGTTGATCCGCTGGCTGGAACTGTCCGGCCAGCAGGACGACCAGAACTACGAGCGGGACGAGACGCTGAAGGCCGAGCGAGCAGTTCATGACGCGGCCGACGAGGTACTCGCCGATTTCCGGGCCAACCCGCCCAAAGGACTCGACCCCCGGGTGCTGGTCGAGATCCGCAACACCATCGCCCGCCATTCCCAGGATGCCGACGAGATGCCCGACCCGGAGGCGCACACCCTGCGCGCCGAAGTGTTCTCCGGGCTCTATCGCGACGTGCTGGCCGCCCAGCGGGCCGCACTGATCAGTGAACGCGACGCCGGAAACATCGACGACGAGGCGGTACGGGCGATGTTGGAGCGCCTCGACCTGCAGGAGGCCGGCGTGACCTCGCGGCTGGAGAGCAGACTCTAA
- a CDS encoding cysteine hydrolase family protein: MPKQPLLVGNPVLVVVDIQRSGAMPADEVGIVHMPGHADRVAIAERLVAAARAARVPVVFFQEVHRPSGVDFGRELDGTEGVHCVEGRPGTDLEPSLQPLPGYDEFHIVKRRYSGFIGTDFEIVLRGLKASTLILVGGLTDVCVHYTFADAHQRDFYVRVVTDCVGGSSMYRHDAALDAMEYLQTGALRTSEEILGAFKQLSEAGNLALQGAER, translated from the coding sequence ATGCCGAAGCAACCGCTCCTCGTGGGCAATCCCGTCCTAGTCGTCGTCGACATTCAGCGAAGTGGGGCCATGCCAGCCGACGAGGTCGGCATCGTTCACATGCCTGGTCATGCCGACCGCGTGGCGATTGCGGAGCGGTTAGTCGCCGCGGCGCGCGCCGCGAGGGTGCCCGTGGTGTTCTTTCAAGAGGTACATCGCCCCAGCGGCGTGGACTTCGGGCGTGAACTCGACGGCACCGAAGGGGTCCATTGCGTCGAGGGCCGCCCGGGCACCGATCTGGAACCAAGCCTGCAGCCCCTACCCGGCTACGACGAGTTCCACATCGTCAAGCGTCGATACTCGGGTTTCATCGGGACCGACTTCGAGATCGTGCTGCGCGGACTCAAGGCCTCGACCCTGATATTGGTTGGCGGACTGACCGACGTGTGTGTGCACTACACGTTCGCCGATGCTCATCAACGCGACTTCTATGTGCGAGTGGTCACCGACTGCGTCGGTGGATCGTCGATGTACCGCCATGATGCGGCACTCGATGCCATGGAGTATCTGCAGACGGGCGCGTTGCGCACCTCTGAAGAAATTCTCGGCGCCTTCAAGCAGCTGTCCGAAGCCGGCAACCTCGCACTCCAAGGAGCCGAAAGATGA
- a CDS encoding DUF1542 domain-containing protein → MNGVLVVLILVVVAAIALAVWSSSRASGNRNAASLADAKADARRIIERLGGQVLNLSGTNDASSQALADASERFTAASSQIDQATTAKQALLAKESALEGLYYVRAARTAMGMDPGPELELISGQKSAGAVTEDRKVEFEGRQIEASPMPTSRTPNYYPGGRVAGRPVPAGWYSEPWWKTALVAGAWGVGSVLLFDALFSGMGGVGYDASGFENGFGSGFDQGFDQGYDQGLDAGGQDGGWGGDGGGWGGGDSGGWADSGGGWGGDGGGLGDFGGGDFGGFGDF, encoded by the coding sequence ATGAATGGTGTGCTGGTAGTGCTCATCCTGGTGGTAGTCGCCGCGATCGCGCTGGCGGTGTGGAGTTCGTCGCGCGCCTCGGGCAATCGCAATGCGGCCAGCCTCGCCGACGCGAAGGCTGATGCCCGGCGGATCATCGAACGTCTCGGCGGTCAGGTGCTCAACCTCAGCGGCACCAATGACGCCTCCAGCCAGGCGCTGGCCGACGCCTCGGAGCGGTTCACCGCGGCGTCATCCCAGATCGACCAGGCCACCACCGCCAAGCAGGCGCTGTTGGCCAAGGAGAGCGCGCTGGAAGGGCTGTACTACGTGCGCGCCGCGCGCACCGCGATGGGAATGGATCCCGGACCGGAGCTGGAGCTGATCTCCGGTCAGAAGTCGGCGGGCGCGGTGACCGAGGATCGCAAGGTCGAGTTCGAGGGACGCCAGATCGAAGCCTCGCCGATGCCCACGTCCCGCACGCCGAACTATTACCCCGGCGGCCGGGTGGCCGGACGGCCGGTGCCGGCCGGCTGGTATTCCGAGCCGTGGTGGAAGACCGCGCTGGTCGCCGGTGCCTGGGGTGTGGGTTCGGTGCTGTTGTTCGACGCCCTGTTCTCCGGGATGGGCGGTGTCGGCTACGACGCCTCCGGCTTCGAGAACGGCTTCGGGTCGGGCTTCGACCAGGGCTTCGATCAGGGGTACGACCAAGGTCTCGACGCGGGCGGCCAGGACGGTGGCTGGGGCGGCGACGGCGGCGGCTGGGGTGGCGGTGACAGCGGCGGCTGGGCCGACAGCGGTGGCGGCTGGGGCGGCGACGGCGGTGGACTCGGCGACTTCGGCGGCGGCGACTTCGGCGGGTTCGGCGACTTCTAG